From one Phocaeicola salanitronis DSM 18170 genomic stretch:
- a CDS encoding thiazole synthase encodes MKKLIIADKEFDSRLFLGTGKFNSNEIMEKAILASGTEMVTVAMKRIELNDKEDDMLHHIVHPHIQLLPNTSGVRTAEEAVFAAQMAREAFGTNWLKLEIHPDPRYLLPDSAETLKATEELVKLGFVVLPYCQADPTLCKRLEEAGAATVMPLAAPIGTNKGLQTRDFLRIIIEQSNVPVVVDAGIGAPSHAAEAMEMGADACLVNTAIAVAGNPEEMAIAFKEAVIAGRRAYEAGLGVQSENFEASASSPLTAFLNN; translated from the coding sequence ATGAAAAAACTGATTATCGCCGATAAAGAATTCGACTCACGCTTGTTTTTAGGTACAGGCAAATTCAACTCGAATGAGATTATGGAGAAAGCTATCCTGGCTTCGGGCACGGAAATGGTGACCGTAGCCATGAAACGCATTGAACTGAATGATAAGGAAGACGATATGTTGCATCACATCGTTCATCCGCATATCCAACTTTTGCCCAACACTTCGGGTGTGCGTACGGCAGAAGAAGCTGTATTCGCCGCACAAATGGCACGCGAAGCATTCGGCACCAACTGGTTGAAGCTGGAGATTCATCCAGACCCGCGCTATCTTCTGCCCGACTCTGCCGAGACGTTGAAAGCGACAGAAGAATTGGTGAAGCTGGGATTCGTGGTATTACCTTATTGCCAGGCAGACCCTACTCTTTGCAAACGCCTGGAAGAAGCCGGAGCCGCTACAGTGATGCCACTCGCCGCCCCTATCGGTACAAACAAAGGATTGCAGACACGCGACTTCTTGCGCATTATCATCGAACAAAGTAACGTGCCGGTAGTAGTAGATGCTGGTATCGGTGCACCGAGCCATGCAGCCGAAGCCATGGAAATGGGAGCAGACGCCTGTCTGGTAAACACCGCAATCGCTGTAGCCGGAAATCCGGAAGAAATGGCTATTGCCTTCAAGGAAGCCGTGATAGCCGGACGCCGTGCTTACGAAGCAGGACTTGGCGTGCAAAGTGAGAACTTCGAAGCTTCTGCCTCGTCACCCTTAACCGCTTTTCTGAATAATTAA
- a CDS encoding thiamine phosphate synthase, with protein MEDNTAMELQFITHYTDRYTYFDSARMALEGGCRWIQLRMKEATEEEVEKEAIRVQDLCRQYGATFIIDDHVALAKKLHADGVHLGKKDMPIAEARKLLGKDFIIGGTANTFEDVQMHYAAGADYIGCGPFRFTTTKKNLSPVLGLEGYRNIVSRMKETGINLPIVAIGGIAFEDIPAIMQTGVSGIALSGSILRADDPIAETRRIINS; from the coding sequence GTGGAGGATAATACAGCTATGGAACTGCAATTCATTACCCATTACACCGACCGATATACCTACTTCGACTCTGCCCGGATGGCACTGGAAGGCGGATGCCGGTGGATTCAGTTGCGCATGAAGGAGGCAACCGAAGAAGAGGTAGAAAAGGAAGCGATACGTGTACAGGACTTATGCCGCCAGTACGGAGCCACGTTCATCATAGACGATCACGTGGCTTTGGCAAAAAAGCTACATGCCGACGGTGTGCATCTGGGTAAAAAGGACATGCCGATAGCCGAAGCCCGCAAACTGCTGGGAAAAGACTTTATTATCGGAGGTACGGCAAACACATTCGAAGACGTGCAGATGCATTATGCCGCAGGTGCCGACTACATTGGCTGTGGACCGTTCCGCTTCACAACAACCAAGAAAAACCTAAGTCCTGTACTGGGACTGGAAGGCTACCGGAATATCGTATCACGTATGAAAGAGACAGGCATCAACTTGCCTATCGTAGCCATTGGAGGCATCGCCTTCGAAGATATTCCGGCTATTATGCAGACTGGAGTATCGGGCATTGCTCTTAGCGGAAGCATCCTGCGTGCGGATGACCCGATAGCAGAAACAAGGAGGATAATTAATAGTTAA
- the thiS gene encoding sulfur carrier protein ThiS, producing the protein MTIIVNNKETDLTQGNTIADLAKQLELPEKGVAIALHNRMIPREKWADQTLQPNDSLVIIKAACGG; encoded by the coding sequence ATGACGATTATTGTAAACAACAAAGAGACCGATTTGACCCAAGGGAATACCATTGCCGATTTGGCAAAACAACTGGAGCTTCCTGAAAAAGGAGTAGCCATAGCTTTGCACAACCGTATGATTCCCCGTGAAAAATGGGCAGACCAAACCTTACAACCAAACGATAGTTTAGTTATCATCAAAGCGGCTTGTGGAGGATAA
- a CDS encoding DUF4906 domain-containing protein — MKDKLTKYILLCLLACIGTGCEQTDTLSNAEIGKEVKVRFSLGMLPAEGTGTRASAPHVPEVENLIYDIWVLQFNENGILLDTKTKYYPREGESGLFVENFKATLIAAQNSTVCLVVNTNDPTISWPNNFPAFQRMLLDVQASNDLSRRDRMPMCGYWQGNVTGDGQVLSALLCRMMTRINLVVNNQTGDALAGGTVALKNVPTRAYVYPRINQEALPDDAYTSESFNDSFASIASEASQEFYYYIAPNICSGEGHATKVTVTSGGKTWSVTLGTSAPDESDRIYTLYANNYYTFTLNLK, encoded by the coding sequence ATGAAAGATAAACTAACGAAATACATCCTGTTGTGCCTGCTGGCGTGTATAGGAACAGGATGCGAGCAAACGGATACGCTAAGCAATGCCGAAATAGGAAAAGAGGTCAAAGTCCGGTTCTCGCTCGGCATGCTTCCGGCAGAAGGAACAGGCACCCGTGCGTCAGCTCCTCATGTGCCCGAAGTGGAAAATTTGATATACGATATTTGGGTGTTGCAGTTCAACGAGAACGGCATCTTGCTCGATACGAAAACAAAATATTATCCACGGGAAGGTGAATCGGGTTTGTTTGTAGAAAACTTTAAAGCCACTCTGATAGCGGCACAAAACAGTACGGTCTGCTTGGTAGTCAACACCAATGACCCCACGATTTCCTGGCCGAACAACTTTCCCGCATTCCAACGGATGCTGCTGGATGTACAGGCAAGCAACGACCTTTCCCGGCGCGACCGTATGCCCATGTGCGGATATTGGCAAGGCAATGTTACCGGAGACGGTCAGGTGCTTTCGGCATTGCTGTGCCGCATGATGACTCGTATCAATTTAGTGGTAAACAATCAGACCGGTGATGCATTGGCAGGCGGAACCGTCGCATTGAAAAATGTGCCTACAAGGGCATACGTTTATCCGCGTATCAATCAGGAAGCATTGCCCGATGACGCTTATACCAGTGAAAGTTTTAACGACAGTTTTGCAAGCATAGCCTCAGAAGCTTCGCAAGAATTTTACTATTACATCGCTCCCAACATCTGTTCGGGAGAAGGCCATGCGACAAAAGTGACCGTAACTTCCGGCGGTAAGACTTGGAGTGTCACCTTAGGAACAAGCGCACCCGATGAGTCAGACCGTATTTATACATTGTATGCCAACAATTATTATACGTTTACGCTAAACCTAAAGTAA
- a CDS encoding BF2992 family fimbrillin-A clan protein, which translates to MKRIIIIGILAGMLVACNTNEDAPVSVPDGKVQVEFQLPGTYGISISDAQSRAVDNLGPNDWHDLPQPTQEELLPIGSTLWLSYAKQNEDGTTYGTPNLQGYVVRTTTGGYNTLYPCTTQEVNGKLEINAEEIGAPLYLEAGTYKFKMISPAYPVSTDLKMTIDNGMYLYSTDGRYKETYSQPIPIEVNTSGVQYVKLNPIISQVARFTFTIHKGKGVYTLEPLEAGIEISGLQNPFNHEAEGQLQYNWSSENIADTLEMRMGDKRSWVTLPGSEIETDANGTLTGDIGVLPTLTMSTPVAVLINMAVNGVPTQYMTLVNETHLLHAHSYNFRWTVKVEGGQISVVTWQNQSWTTDIEGN; encoded by the coding sequence ATGAAGAGAATAATCATCATAGGAATCTTGGCGGGAATGCTGGTAGCTTGCAACACCAATGAAGATGCCCCCGTATCTGTACCCGATGGCAAGGTGCAGGTAGAGTTCCAATTGCCCGGAACTTATGGCATTAGCATTTCTGATGCACAATCGAGAGCGGTAGATAACCTTGGGCCAAATGACTGGCATGATTTGCCTCAACCGACTCAGGAAGAATTATTGCCCATAGGCAGCACCTTATGGCTTAGTTATGCCAAACAGAATGAGGACGGAACCACTTACGGTACACCCAATTTACAAGGTTATGTGGTGAGGACAACCACCGGAGGGTATAATACGCTTTATCCTTGTACGACCCAAGAAGTGAATGGCAAGCTCGAAATCAATGCGGAAGAAATAGGCGCGCCTCTCTACTTGGAAGCAGGTACATACAAGTTCAAGATGATTTCGCCGGCATATCCGGTTTCTACAGACCTGAAGATGACCATTGATAATGGCATGTATCTCTATTCTACTGACGGTAGGTACAAGGAAACATATTCCCAACCTATTCCCATCGAAGTAAATACATCGGGGGTACAATATGTTAAACTGAACCCCATCATCAGCCAGGTGGCACGCTTCACCTTTACTATCCATAAAGGTAAAGGGGTCTACACCTTGGAACCGCTGGAAGCCGGCATTGAGATAAGCGGATTGCAGAATCCATTCAATCACGAAGCAGAGGGGCAATTGCAATACAACTGGAGTTCGGAAAACATCGCCGATACACTGGAGATGCGGATGGGAGACAAACGTTCGTGGGTGACATTGCCCGGCTCGGAAATAGAAACGGATGCGAATGGAACCCTGACCGGCGACATAGGCGTATTGCCTACGCTTACGATGTCTACCCCAGTCGCTGTATTGATAAACATGGCAGTCAACGGCGTGCCTACCCAATACATGACGTTGGTGAACGAAACGCACTTGCTACATGCTCATTCTTATAATTTTCGTTGGACGGTAAAAGTAGAAGGCGGACAAATCAGTGTGGTCACTTGGCAAAACCAGTCGTGGACTACCGATATAGAAGGAAATTGA
- a CDS encoding fimbrillin family protein yields MILKQLKYGAGILALLGITACTHEDAISVTPSEEQETILSARKSHIITRAGDEVKQFEEGTKYLLYANRGNEWPLYNREGIEQANNTIGYGSPLVYDDTPISIYGVTYGTPDSPNKAPENTPLGVPMIAEKVTNNSLPDLMFSNNLIDQTVSHGYRLEMDFKHAMSKLKFRIVKQDETEDAEAEKKLENATLTKIQVKGTHGTGSLDIVNGKWTYVEEEVDLSVRTYYDNTTGMKVETASQEVPGEMLVFPNEANEQVTISVTLTGIGDSEGEKTVDYRLMEIDEEGEEDGNFQFEMNHEYTLLITVLKDEVRTIAIAPQVYDWIDENRDDNYLGQPVTFANLMWMDRNLGAKSADCENDWENCRGYYYQYARNIPYILDKEKYDKNNGVGQIYQYLYTYNQNGERVYCVDDERPIVLTSATIKERENIAVYPGDDGEYRFISDVNQGGYWMLDENGQEESFINEFWTSSVENHPCPKGWRLPTKEDFASFLPEKQFSTPWSKVFHAPQSYRGSTLNYMEELVYGNVGGQKVFYIIKRQGRTDCYRIRILMKESTITGKWYFEIAYFSGNEKMSFMNLTTEEKFLASMKDGTFDWSTPSAIMEVPACGFIYPSNLHILSGDGINAILRSSDPNTTNRLYANWVFYLRDDKDPFVCGLVFDSRKALGDQIRCVRDVTAEK; encoded by the coding sequence ATGATACTGAAACAATTGAAATACGGAGCAGGCATATTAGCCCTACTGGGTATCACAGCCTGTACGCACGAGGACGCAATTTCCGTCACTCCGTCAGAAGAGCAGGAAACCATACTTTCTGCCCGAAAAAGCCACATCATTACCCGTGCAGGTGATGAAGTGAAGCAGTTTGAAGAAGGTACAAAATATTTGCTTTACGCTAACAGAGGAAACGAATGGCCCTTATATAATAGGGAAGGGATAGAGCAAGCCAACAATACAATCGGTTACGGATCACCTCTTGTCTATGACGATACTCCAATTAGTATTTACGGGGTGACGTATGGAACACCGGACAGTCCGAACAAAGCACCTGAAAATACCCCACTTGGCGTTCCGATGATTGCAGAAAAAGTAACAAATAATAGTCTGCCCGACTTGATGTTTTCCAATAACTTGATAGACCAAACGGTAAGTCATGGCTATCGGCTGGAAATGGATTTCAAACATGCCATGAGCAAACTGAAATTTAGGATTGTGAAGCAAGATGAAACGGAGGATGCGGAAGCGGAGAAGAAGTTGGAGAACGCTACATTGACAAAAATACAAGTAAAGGGTACGCACGGGACAGGTTCGTTGGACATCGTAAATGGCAAGTGGACGTATGTTGAGGAGGAAGTGGATTTGTCCGTAAGGACGTATTATGACAACACAACGGGCATGAAGGTAGAGACTGCCTCACAAGAGGTTCCGGGCGAAATGCTTGTCTTTCCGAATGAGGCAAACGAGCAGGTAACCATATCGGTTACGTTGACCGGAATAGGCGATAGCGAAGGCGAAAAGACGGTGGATTATCGCCTTATGGAGATAGATGAGGAAGGAGAGGAAGACGGTAACTTCCAATTTGAAATGAATCATGAATATACCCTGCTGATAACCGTACTGAAAGACGAAGTGCGTACCATTGCCATAGCTCCGCAGGTGTATGACTGGATTGACGAGAACAGAGATGACAACTACTTGGGACAACCCGTTACCTTTGCCAACCTGATGTGGATGGACCGTAACTTGGGTGCCAAAAGTGCCGATTGCGAAAACGATTGGGAAAACTGCAGAGGATATTATTACCAGTATGCGAGGAATATACCTTATATATTAGATAAGGAAAAGTATGATAAAAACAATGGAGTTGGTCAGATCTATCAATATCTTTATACTTACAATCAAAACGGAGAAAGGGTATATTGTGTAGATGATGAACGACCCATTGTCTTAACTTCTGCTACCATTAAAGAACGTGAAAATATTGCTGTATATCCAGGTGATGATGGGGAATATCGGTTTATTTCTGATGTAAATCAAGGAGGATATTGGATGTTAGATGAAAATGGACAAGAAGAATCATTTATTAATGAATTTTGGACAAGCAGCGTAGAAAATCATCCTTGTCCCAAAGGGTGGCGGTTGCCAACCAAAGAAGATTTTGCTTCATTTCTTCCGGAAAAACAATTTAGTACTCCTTGGTCTAAAGTATTTCATGCCCCACAAAGCTATCGTGGTTCAACTTTAAATTATATGGAAGAATTGGTTTATGGCAATGTAGGAGGCCAAAAAGTCTTTTATATAATAAAGCGCCAAGGACGTACGGATTGTTACCGCATCCGGATATTAATGAAAGAATCTACAATAACAGGGAAATGGTATTTTGAGATTGCTTATTTTTCAGGGAATGAAAAGATGTCATTTATGAATCTCACAACCGAAGAAAAATTTTTAGCATCAATGAAGGACGGTACTTTTGATTGGAGTACGCCAAGTGCCATTATGGAAGTTCCGGCATGTGGATTTATCTATCCAAGTAACTTGCACATATTGAGTGGGGATGGAATTAATGCGATATTACGTAGTAGTGATCCAAATACAACGAATAGACTGTATGCCAACTGGGTGTTTTATTTACGGGATGATAAAGATCCTTTTGTTTGCGGTCTTGTTTTTGACAGCCGCAAGGCCCTTGGCGACCAAATCCGTTGTGTGCGCGATGTAACAGCAGAAAAATAA
- a CDS encoding Mfa1 family fimbria major subunit (Members of this family are fimbrial shaft proteins (major subunit proteins), found in the Bacteriodetes. The family is named for Mfa1 from Porphyromonas gingivalis, and is related to but distinct from the family of FimA from the species.): MKKGIGMKYVGCVMIGAVAILCSCRDELRPDLSPAQEGKTNIIVNLTVERSGSKSPASRSPLDPNGDEYTLGFTAAENQINSLTLIMMRIDASGNEVFEASRTISSPADTGKDGDYDVEFQLETNDRGVKHFYLGANLSENHLASFRTQDKVFDAGEEDSGHNIVGALMNVKHSQELDGNIGEGSNIVMTAPILVKNRQDITIPSGSTEEIITIDNPVKLTRTVAKVLLTCVPKSDAEEYVKVIDAKDAKTNPEGDGENTGWIKFADVNYMLNVLNRKTYLNYRIEDNNLIDPNYAMGELISLREEGGGYGITNLDEYQREFLYYDTQAMVEMLNKDVQDREGKTPEACTSRIAIKYDADKMKVDETTNMGNENHYTEGLYCTENTVYNDMTFDKDADFQSAIRYVTTRVMVGAKYTPKVIWDGGKEPITTKTEDEAQGILDGVKDVDNPLEPVTYLAGTFWRDSKGNYYSLEGMKTKLLEDPKTEFSRYDGGWGYYYTYIDENAQNGAIKDQTRWGIKRNHYYILKVDKIIAPGSPFPGNETMRIHSELVDWVDKGGSEVEIKVPQQSETAQP, translated from the coding sequence ATGAAAAAAGGTATCGGTATGAAATATGTCGGATGTGTGATGATTGGGGCAGTGGCAATACTATGCAGCTGCAGGGATGAATTACGTCCCGACCTTTCGCCTGCCCAAGAAGGCAAGACAAACATCATTGTCAACCTGACGGTAGAGCGGTCGGGTAGCAAGTCACCGGCTTCACGCAGTCCGCTCGACCCCAATGGAGACGAATATACATTGGGCTTTACTGCTGCCGAAAACCAAATCAATTCACTTACATTGATTATGATGCGGATAGATGCATCCGGTAATGAAGTTTTCGAAGCATCGCGGACTATCTCCAGCCCTGCTGATACCGGCAAAGACGGTGATTACGATGTGGAGTTTCAGTTGGAAACGAACGATAGGGGAGTCAAGCATTTCTATTTAGGTGCTAATCTCAGCGAAAATCATCTTGCGTCATTCCGTACACAAGATAAAGTGTTCGATGCCGGAGAAGAAGATAGTGGACATAACATTGTCGGTGCGTTGATGAATGTAAAGCATTCGCAAGAGTTAGATGGTAACATCGGTGAAGGAAGCAACATCGTAATGACTGCACCTATATTGGTAAAAAACAGACAGGACATAACGATACCTTCCGGAAGTACAGAAGAAATCATTACGATTGACAACCCGGTAAAGCTGACTCGTACCGTAGCGAAAGTGTTGCTAACCTGCGTGCCTAAATCTGATGCAGAAGAGTATGTGAAAGTTATTGATGCAAAAGATGCGAAAACAAATCCTGAGGGAGATGGAGAAAATACCGGCTGGATAAAATTTGCCGATGTCAACTACATGCTGAATGTACTTAACCGGAAAACCTACCTCAATTATCGGATAGAGGATAATAATCTGATAGACCCTAATTATGCGATGGGAGAATTGATTTCACTAAGAGAAGAAGGAGGAGGGTATGGCATTACGAATTTGGACGAATACCAGCGGGAATTTCTCTACTATGACACACAAGCCATGGTAGAAATGCTGAATAAAGACGTGCAAGACCGTGAAGGGAAAACACCCGAAGCATGCACCAGCAGAATCGCTATTAAATATGATGCAGACAAAATGAAAGTAGATGAAACTACAAATATGGGGAATGAAAATCACTATACCGAAGGACTGTATTGCACCGAGAACACGGTTTATAACGACATGACATTCGATAAGGACGCCGATTTCCAATCTGCCATCCGCTATGTAACCACCCGGGTAATGGTGGGAGCGAAATATACACCCAAAGTGATATGGGACGGAGGCAAAGAACCGATAACAACCAAAACGGAAGACGAAGCACAAGGGATATTGGATGGAGTGAAGGATGTAGATAATCCGTTAGAACCGGTCACCTATTTGGCAGGGACTTTCTGGAGGGATAGCAAAGGCAACTATTATTCGCTGGAAGGCATGAAAACGAAATTACTGGAAGATCCCAAAACCGAATTCAGCCGTTACGATGGAGGCTGGGGCTATTATTACACTTATATAGATGAGAATGCCCAAAATGGAGCAATAAAAGACCAAACCCGTTGGGGTATCAAGCGCAACCACTACTATATATTAAAGGTAGACAAAATCATCGCTCCAGGCTCGCCTTTCCCGGGCAATGAAACCATGCGTATTCACTCTGAACTGGTGGACTGGGTAGACAAAGGCGGTTCGGAGGTAGAGATAAAAGTACCACAACAATCAGAAACGGCACAACCATGA
- a CDS encoding FimB/Mfa2 family fimbrial subunit, whose protein sequence is MKTRNRVSHFMPWLYGILTACVLQACIKEDRSDCGLNVQFRYTYNILDADAFAQEADEVKLWVFDAGNRLVAQYEEEGIREIDNFQLHIPYLPAGEYSFVAWARSTDKQGEYADFELPELNNGALMEELTARLPRENDGTHRDRLNSLLNGTLKASVTGRLQTVTVDMMKCTHTLRIILMPMQGDKVMSAEDYHFRIEDKTGWLAYDASPYREDKVAYHPYYQEATSDPSATDGETISSALVAELNTSRLMTDAEPRLIISDAETGEEVMNLNLTWFLSLQAIGEHRAEWSDQEYLDRQDEYALTFFIDVDNNTWMKSHIVVNGWVVSLEEIEL, encoded by the coding sequence ATGAAAACAAGAAATCGTGTCTCCCACTTTATGCCGTGGCTGTACGGCATCTTGACGGCATGCGTACTTCAGGCTTGCATCAAGGAAGACCGGAGCGATTGTGGGCTGAACGTGCAATTCCGTTATACATACAACATACTGGATGCGGATGCATTTGCTCAAGAAGCTGATGAAGTGAAGCTATGGGTATTCGATGCTGGCAACCGGCTGGTGGCTCAATACGAAGAAGAAGGCATACGGGAAATAGATAATTTTCAACTGCACATCCCTTACTTGCCAGCAGGTGAATATTCTTTCGTGGCATGGGCAAGAAGCACAGACAAACAAGGAGAATACGCCGATTTTGAATTGCCTGAACTGAACAACGGCGCTCTTATGGAGGAGCTGACAGCCCGGCTCCCCCGTGAGAACGACGGCACGCACCGTGATCGGTTGAACAGCTTATTGAACGGGACACTGAAAGCAAGCGTTACGGGCAGGTTGCAGACGGTAACGGTTGATATGATGAAGTGTACGCATACCTTGCGCATCATCTTGATGCCCATGCAAGGAGACAAGGTGATGTCTGCCGAGGATTACCATTTCCGCATCGAAGACAAAACCGGCTGGTTGGCATACGATGCCTCTCCGTATCGGGAAGACAAAGTGGCTTATCATCCTTATTATCAGGAAGCCACCAGCGACCCTTCTGCAACCGATGGTGAAACAATAAGCAGCGCTTTGGTGGCGGAATTGAATACGTCACGTCTGATGACCGATGCGGAACCGCGTTTGATTATCAGCGATGCGGAAACAGGGGAAGAAGTGATGAATCTAAATCTGACCTGGTTTCTCTCCTTGCAGGCAATCGGCGAACACCGTGCCGAATGGAGTGACCAAGAGTACTTAGACAGGCAAGACGAATATGCCTTGACCTTTTTTATAGATGTAGACAACAATACGTGGATGAAAAGCCACATCGTAGTGAACGGCTGGGTCGTTTCGTTGGAAGAAATAGAATTGTGA
- a CDS encoding Mfa1 family fimbria major subunit (Members of this family are fimbrial shaft proteins (major subunit proteins), found in the Bacteriodetes. The family is named for Mfa1 from Porphyromonas gingivalis, and is related to but distinct from the family of FimA from the species.), with the protein MKLKHFFYAGVFAVGITACSDNEEIGNAQTPTEANVYMTLQIVGPQGIDSRTEENPNGDEDGSQSGDTEVGSTEENKISSVNVLLCDPTTHVVTHSYNIGSSALTSITNGVRTPVIETSTGIYDVYVIANPTTETITGDVTDKTIDQITEALMKSQYAANNKFLMFNECNGSDDTGGESITIGKDNDYEHPATCSTIQLDRLAVKITSSVGQSVDISEITTGNDAEFNAVQSVDLKGFKLLNGATKANLQQKWTTTLSGQGSYPWTNTLITPAMNAGSSAETSSADEFYNHLSDFRTISKSTSSTNNVDVYTYTEVEDLYGEIPYYNIKSGEEKAAIYCMENNPTYRNAAITDALNGNTTGLVYQWQVTLKADAGGDGKAGTNCFYAYDGNYYASLKALATAYPVVLNKVTTGTTTEEKIAALEKEMNAAYTHTTDKQGEISRFRAKYNIKVYTDGIMYYTYYIKDQNYKQVEKTGQQPVNYYSVMRNTVYKLTVTKLQRIGTDIPGGWNPDKDPEDPVDPTNVYMVVEAQANPWVVSSENITLQ; encoded by the coding sequence GGATAACAGCATGTAGTGACAATGAAGAAATAGGTAATGCCCAAACACCTACAGAAGCGAATGTCTATATGACTTTACAGATTGTAGGACCGCAAGGGATTGATTCGAGAACAGAGGAAAATCCAAATGGCGATGAAGATGGATCTCAATCAGGTGATACGGAAGTAGGAAGTACGGAAGAAAACAAGATTTCATCGGTTAATGTTTTATTATGTGATCCTACAACTCATGTAGTCACTCATTCATATAATATTGGCTCCAGTGCATTGACTTCTATCACGAATGGAGTAAGGACACCTGTAATAGAAACAAGTACAGGTATCTATGATGTATATGTCATTGCCAATCCAACAACGGAAACGATTACGGGTGACGTAACAGACAAAACTATAGATCAAATTACTGAAGCGTTAATGAAAAGCCAATATGCTGCTAATAATAAATTCTTGATGTTTAACGAGTGTAATGGTTCGGATGACACGGGCGGTGAATCGATTACGATTGGTAAAGACAATGATTATGAACATCCTGCCACTTGTTCTACAATCCAGTTGGATCGTTTAGCAGTAAAGATAACTTCTTCTGTGGGGCAATCTGTAGATATTTCAGAAATCACAACTGGGAATGATGCCGAATTCAATGCTGTACAAAGTGTAGATTTGAAAGGTTTCAAGCTGCTGAATGGAGCGACAAAAGCCAACTTGCAACAAAAGTGGACGACAACGCTTAGCGGACAAGGTTCTTATCCGTGGACTAATACTTTAATTACGCCGGCTATGAATGCGGGAAGTTCAGCAGAAACTTCATCTGCGGACGAATTTTACAATCACCTTAGTGATTTTAGAACAATTTCCAAGTCAACATCATCTACGAATAATGTAGATGTATATACCTATACAGAAGTAGAAGATTTGTACGGAGAAATTCCTTATTATAACATAAAAAGTGGAGAAGAAAAAGCCGCTATCTATTGCATGGAAAACAACCCTACCTATAGAAATGCTGCAATTACAGATGCTTTGAATGGAAACACCACAGGTTTGGTTTATCAATGGCAAGTAACACTTAAAGCTGATGCAGGTGGTGATGGAAAAGCTGGAACAAATTGCTTCTATGCATACGATGGCAATTATTATGCTTCGTTAAAAGCACTTGCAACAGCATATCCTGTAGTTTTAAATAAAGTCACTACGGGAACGACAACAGAAGAGAAAATCGCTGCTTTAGAAAAAGAAATGAATGCTGCTTACACCCATACAACGGATAAACAAGGAGAAATATCAAGGTTCCGTGCAAAATACAACATCAAGGTTTACACGGATGGCATTATGTACTATACGTATTACATCAAAGACCAGAATTATAAGCAAGTGGAAAAGACAGGACAACAGCCTGTAAATTATTATTCGGTAATGCGCAATACGGTTTATAAATTGACAGTAACCAAACTGCAACGCATCGGCACAGACATTCCCGGCGGATGGAATCCGGATAAAGACCCGGAAGACCCTGTAGACCCGACCAATGTTTATATGGTAGTAGAAGCGCAGGCTAATCCGTGGGTAGTAAGCAGCGAAAACATTACGTTGCAATGA